The following proteins are encoded in a genomic region of Primulina huaijiensis isolate GDHJ02 chromosome 3, ASM1229523v2, whole genome shotgun sequence:
- the LOC140973378 gene encoding uncharacterized protein — protein MDGRLPPLPPDSDYFSAATTLIPFPRPLPLLRGPIRAGPSDDPSSGPYLLAFKTSDSWAAAYNSCKLQITSQCESGARIGCSISASNKCKPPWWKLVLGLTSKQDLSERAKCEEIEIEACCVAARERCAEFAKQKCAPAFKNARIEVSGSNLGVLEWKEAFTLISMTCFTNIRSKEIWPCGLDKSWDEFRSKFAVTNVRGCQLLSSADEDVEDYLRKIS, from the coding sequence ATGGACGGCCGGTTGCCGCCACTTCCACCGGACTCTGATTACTTCTCCGCCGCTACAACTCTCATTCCCTTCCCTCGCCCACTCCCTCTCCTACGAGGTCCCATCAGAGCTGGTCCTTCGGACGACCCGTCTTCTGGACCATATCTCCTCGCGTTCAAAACCTCTGACTCCTGGGCCGCCGCATACAACTCTTGCAAGCTCCAAATTACCTCACAATGCGAATCTGGGGCCCGAATTGGGTGTTCCATTTCCGCTTCGAACAAATGCAAACCCCCTTGGTGGAAATTGGTTTTGGGCCTGACTTCCAAACAGGACCTCAGCGAAAGAGCAAAGTGCGAGGAGATCGAGATAGAAGCTTGTTGTGTTGCTGCCAGAGAAAGGTGCGCTGAGTTTGCGAAGCAGAAGTGTGCCCCGGCTTTTAAGAATGCGAGGATTGAAGTGAGTGGTTCGAATTTGGGAGTGTTGGAATGGAAAGAGGCTTTTACATTGATTTCCATGACGTGTTTTACGAATATAAGAAGTAAAGAGATCTGGCCTTGTGGACTGGATAAGTCTTGGGATGAATTTAGAAGTAAATTTGCTGTGACTAATGTTAGAGGGTGTCAATTGTTGAGTTCTGCGGACGAGGACGTTGAGGATTATCTGAGAAAGATCAGTTAA
- the LOC140972149 gene encoding uncharacterized protein: protein MAENREDARCNPPDAIPIRDHFRPVINAPLFWHCSGDINANNFELKPALINMVQQNQFAGTATADPHVHLRTFLEITDTRPSKRMALIASTGEHHNVARLKIEISTFRQTDFEQLYEAWERYKELLRRCPNHGFEDWVQIELFYNGLNGETRTTVDAATCGTIFAKSPAQAYNLLEQMTINSYQWPSERSGVKRTARVYVVDPITSLTAQVSTLTTQIATMNKVSTSNTEGPSVVEESEFPEEVQYINNKNFGGYGGYRGNPPPNTYHPGLRNHENFSYANNKNVLNPPPGFNTSNGEGKPSFEDLVRTFVAESSKRMARTESTLDNLETHMANIGASSKILELQVRQITKQLTSQPSGTVQKTADPNLREVNAVFIQHMEIGVVSREEKKVELTPIQDEKPTPTKRVRAEFHKKKGLEDLKNLHTNIESADQKEVEFPEGTRRNLPHKLQNPGELAVPCEIRGKLVEKAICDSEASVNIMPSSLYEKLGLSRMEPTGLSLQMANKLVRTPLGIVEDVELRIDKLKVQAEFVILDMENSQNVHVISERPSLTTVGAIIDVKRGKLTMEVEGQMVEIKTSKKSYDPP, encoded by the exons ATGGCTGAAAACAGAGAGGACGCGAGATGTAACCCGCCAGACGCTATACCTATCAGAGATCACTTCAGACCAGTGATCAACGCCCCATTATTCTGGCATTGCTCGGGGGACATAAATGCCAACAATTTCGAGCTGAAACCTGCACTAATAAATATGGTTCAACAGAACCAATTTGCAGGAACTGCCACTGCTGATCCTCACGTTCATTTGAGGACTTTCTTGGAGATCACGGATacg AGACCAAGCAAGAGGATGGCTCTAATAGCTTCCACTGGGGAGCATCACAACGTGGCAAGA TTGAAAATTGAGATTAGTACCTTCAGGCAGACTGACTTTGAGCAACTTTATGAGGCGTGGGAAAGGTATAAGGAGTTGTTGCGGAGGTGCCCGAATCATGGTTTTGAAGACTGGGTACAGATTGAGCTTTTCTATAACGGGTTGAATGGTGAGACACGGACAACAGTGGATGCAGCGACATGTGGCACGATCTTTGCCAAGTCTCCTGCTCAAGCCTATAACTTGCTTGAGCAGATGACTATTAATAGCTACCAATGGCCGTCTGAGAGGTCAGGAGTAAAGAGGACAGCTAGAGTTTACGTTGTGGATCCTATCACATCACTCACTGCACAAGTATCAACATTGACTACACAGATAGCGACTATGAATAAAGTGAGTACATCAAACACTGAGGGACCATCGGTTGTTGAAGAATCGGAATTTCCTGAAGAAGTTCAATACATCAACAACAAGAATTTTGGAGGCTATGGaggatatcgaggtaacccTCCCCCTAATACTTATCATCCTGGGTTGAGAAACCATGAAAATTTTTCTTAcgcaaataataaaaatgtattgAATCCTCCACCGGGGTTCAATACATCAAATGGGGAAGGGAAGCCATCGTTTGAGGATTTGGTTAGGACATTTGTTGCAGAATCTAGTAAGAGGATGGCTAGGACTGAGTCTACGCTTGACAACCTAGAGACACACATGGCGAATATTGGTGCTTCCTCGAAAATCCTTGAGTTGCAAGTGCGGCAGATAACGAAGCAACTCACATCTCAACCGTCGGGCACAGTACAAAAGACTGCAGACCCAAATCTGAGAGAAGTGAATGCCGTTTTTATACAGCACATGGAGATTGGTGTGGTAAGCAGGGAAGAGAAAAAGGTTGAACTCACACCTATCCAGGATGAAAAGCCAACTCCAACCAAAAGAGTCCGAG CTGAATTTCACAAGAAAAAAGGTCTTGAAGATCTCAAGAACCTACACACTAATATTGAATCTGCAGATCAGAAAGAAGTGGAATTTCCAGAAGGAACACGAAGAAATCTTCCCCATAAGCTACAAAATCCCGGGGAATTAGCTGTACCATGTGAAATAAGGGGTAAATTGGTGGAAAAAGCTATCTGTGATTCAGAAGCAAGCGTGAATATAATGCCAAGTTCTCTTTACGAGAAACTTGGATTGAGCAGGATGGAGCCCACAGGACTAAGCTTGCAGATGGCAAATAAATTGGTTAGGACACCGTTGGGTATTGTGGAAGATGTTGAACTTCGTATCGATAAATTGAAGGTTCAAGCAGAGTTCGTGATACTTGACATGGAAAATAGTCAGAACGTTCACGTCATTTCAGAACGACCATCATTGACTACTGTTGGAGCCATCATTGACGTGAAACGAGGAAAGTTGACCATGGAAGTTGAAGGTCAAATGGTGGAAATAAAGACATCCAAGAAATCATACGACCCACCATGA